AAGTTGTCATAATGGGAAGCGTTGGTGTAAAATTTCCGATAACCGAGGGACTTGAATTTATATGGGGCTATAAGCCAAGCATTGAAAATATGAGGAAGGTGATTTGGTATCTCTCAAGCAATCCAGAACTTGTTGGGGATGAACTTGTGCGATTAAGATATGAGGCATCAATACAGCCGGGGTTTCAGGAGACATACGAGAAGATGTTTTATCCACCGTATCAGAAACATCTTGATGAGATGGATGTTGAAGATAAACTTGGGATGATAAATGTCCCTGTCCTCGTTTTGCACGGGAAACTTGACAAAGTTATACCATGGCAAATCAGCGTAAGGATTTTTGAGAAATTGCCGAAAGCGGAACTTCACATATTTGGTGACACTGGGCATTGGATAATGATTGAGAAAAGGGATGAATTTAACGAGCTTGTAAAAAATTTTTTGGTCAAGGATTGATGAACGGGCTCAAGCAAAAATATATGTTAACTTCTGAAATAGCAAGGGAAATTGTAAACAGAGCGGAAGAAAAAGCAAAGGAGCTCGGAGTAAGGGTTTGCATCGCTGTGGTTGATGACGGTGGGAACCTCCTTGAATTCAGGCGTATGACTGGGGCGCCGATATTAAGTATTGAGATAGCGCAAAACAAAGCATATACTTCAATTGCATTTGGCATCCCAACAGGTTACTGGTATGATATGATAAAAGATGAGCCAGCGCTTTTGCATGGCATAGTTCATACATCGCGGCTTGTGATATTTGCAGGTGGGTTGCCTATAAAGCTTAATGGTGAAATAATCGGTGGAATTGGCGTAAGTGGTGCAACTGCACAACAAGATGAGGAAATTGCAAAGTATGCTATTTCAATAATTGAAAATCAAAGGTGAAGTTTTATGTTGAATGGCGTCTTTAAAATTCGTCTTGTTCCAAATGATATTACATTCACTTGCAGAGCAGGAGAGACGATATTAAGTGCAGCTTTGAGAAACAATGTAAAACTTCCACATGGTTGCACAAGAGGCGGATGTGGGATTTGCAAAATAAGAGTTAATGGGAAAGTTGATTTCGGGCTTGTTTCAAAAAATAAGTTATCCGATGAGGAAAAGGAAAATGGATTTTGTCTTTCTTGTAGAGCGGTGCCACTTGAAGATATTGAAATATCGTTGATTGACGGCTCACCGCTTGAAGAGGAGTTTGATTACAGAAGATATTTTAATCTCATTTTCGGAGCAAAAACAGTGCTTTAAACCAAAAACAAATTAGGGAGGTTAGCTATGCCGTTTAGAATTTCTCGTCTCGGCTATGTTGAAGTCAAGGTCTTAAACCTTGACGATGCGCTTGATTTCTACACAAATGTTCTCGGCTTGCTTCAAGTTGAGAGACTTGGTAAACAAGCATATCTAAAGACATGGGATGAGCAACTTGCTTACTCGGTGATTTTAACGGAGTCGGATTCGGCAGGGCTTGTCAGGGCTGGATTTAGAACTGTTGACCCAGAGGATGTTGACTACTTTGAAAAGAGGCTCAAACAGTATGAGGTTTCTTATCAAGTAATTCCTGAAGATTACAAGCGCGGGAAAGCGATAAGGTTTACGATTCCGTCGGGACATACTTTTGAGATTTACTATGATATTGAAATTCCTGGCAATCTTCTTCCGAAAGAGAGCCCTGACCCATGGCCGAGGAATTTGAAGTATGATGCGATAAATCCACCGAAGATTGACCATATGCTTATCACTGCCCCCGATCCCACGAAAACAATTAAATTCTGCGAAGAGGTGCTTGAGTTTAGGGCAACCGAGTATATTGTCAATGGTGAAGGACAACCAGTTGCTGCATGGCTTTATCAAGCCAGACAGCAACCACACGATCTGGCTATAATCCCGGGGCGTGAGAAAGGAATACATCATTTTGCTTTTCATATATCAAGTGCTCAAGATATTTATCGCGCAGCTGACATTATGGTCATGAATGATGTTAAGATTGACTGGGGTCCCGGAAGGCATGGGATTACACGCGGGGCTGGAATTTATTTCTTTGATCCGTTTGGGAATAGAATTGAGACATTTGGAGGATATACTGCTTATATTTGGGACCCGGGAGCAAAGCCGATCATTTGGACAGAGGAAACGATGGGTAAAGGCGTTTTCTATTACGAGCGTAAACTTGTTGAGACATTCTTGACAGTTTACACCTAATTTAGTTACTGGGCGGGGCTTAAAAGCCCCGCTTTTTTATTTCACTTGGACAACATCCCATGAGCTATCAACCCATAACCCTATAACTTCAAGTCCCAACCCCCAGCTTGAGATTTTTTCAACGCAACTCTTAATGTTTTCAATATGTGTTTTCTCATCAACGGGGTTTCCTGCGCAGTCAAAGTGACCTACTATAGCTATAAGATTTGAGGAATGTGCTCTGACCGATGTTTCAACATTTTTCTTGATCATTTCTACCGCTTTACTTTCACCCCTGGCTAAAACGCCATCAGCTCCGGGGAAGGTTATAAGATCTACAAAATCAGCATCGTATTTTTGTTTCAGAAATTCTATTACGGGCAATTGGGTTCGCCCATCAATGCAGTTAATACAAGTTATGAACTTCGGCATTGCTTTTTATTTTCAATTTAAAAAGTTTCGTTGGAGCGACAAAATTTGACTTTGTCATTTCTATTTATTAAATTTCGACCAAAAGAACAAAATGGTCGAAAAAACTAAAATGGTTGACATTG
This genomic interval from Candidatus Thermokryptus mobilis contains the following:
- a CDS encoding alpha/beta fold hydrolase produces the protein MFEPNEIKTLEVGEYEIIGGIRTHFHRGGEGRPVLFIHGSGPGVSAWANWRLTLPYFIENGFEVFAPDVVGFGYTERPENFNYTHRSRINHLINFVKYFDFKELNIVGNSMGGALALALALEIPERIRKVVIMGSVGVKFPITEGLEFIWGYKPSIENMRKVIWYLSSNPELVGDELVRLRYEASIQPGFQETYEKMFYPPYQKHLDEMDVEDKLGMINVPVLVLHGKLDKVIPWQISVRIFEKLPKAELHIFGDTGHWIMIEKRDEFNELVKNFLVKD
- a CDS encoding GlcG/HbpS family heme-binding protein; the encoded protein is MNGLKQKYMLTSEIAREIVNRAEEKAKELGVRVCIAVVDDGGNLLEFRRMTGAPILSIEIAQNKAYTSIAFGIPTGYWYDMIKDEPALLHGIVHTSRLVIFAGGLPIKLNGEIIGGIGVSGATAQQDEEIAKYAISIIENQR
- a CDS encoding 2Fe-2S iron-sulfur cluster-binding protein; amino-acid sequence: MLNGVFKIRLVPNDITFTCRAGETILSAALRNNVKLPHGCTRGGCGICKIRVNGKVDFGLVSKNKLSDEEKENGFCLSCRAVPLEDIEISLIDGSPLEEEFDYRRYFNLIFGAKTVL
- a CDS encoding catechol 2,3-dioxygenase, with translation MPFRISRLGYVEVKVLNLDDALDFYTNVLGLLQVERLGKQAYLKTWDEQLAYSVILTESDSAGLVRAGFRTVDPEDVDYFEKRLKQYEVSYQVIPEDYKRGKAIRFTIPSGHTFEIYYDIEIPGNLLPKESPDPWPRNLKYDAINPPKIDHMLITAPDPTKTIKFCEEVLEFRATEYIVNGEGQPVAAWLYQARQQPHDLAIIPGREKGIHHFAFHISSAQDIYRAADIMVMNDVKIDWGPGRHGITRGAGIYFFDPFGNRIETFGGYTAYIWDPGAKPIIWTEETMGKGVFYYERKLVETFLTVYT
- a CDS encoding carbonic anhydrase codes for the protein MPKFITCINCIDGRTQLPVIEFLKQKYDADFVDLITFPGADGVLARGESKAVEMIKKNVETSVRAHSSNLIAIVGHFDCAGNPVDEKTHIENIKSCVEKISSWGLGLEVIGLWVDSSWDVVQVK